One genomic segment of Mytilus trossulus isolate FHL-02 chromosome 4, PNRI_Mtr1.1.1.hap1, whole genome shotgun sequence includes these proteins:
- the LOC134714460 gene encoding proteasome assembly chaperone 4-like: MATSEHEKEQSIGLQVHTFSEKLMDTQVFFQTIVFDHGFFLWIGTSPAALGDLSLAMKTKYSQEPSASTLFGTSDSPTTALAQRLAKKTSKQVFVGGNLNYNQLMLPLIEKRIGEEMKSHPEIYMQ, translated from the exons ATGGCAACCAGCGAGCATGAAAAGGAACAGTCTATCGGTCTCCAGGTTCATACGTTTTCTGAAAAACTAATGGACACTCAAGTTTTCTTTCAAACAATTGTATTTGACCATGGTTTTTTCTTGTGGATTGGTACATCTCCAGCTGCACTTGGGGACCTCTCTCTTGCCATGAAGACTAAATAT AGCCAAGAACCAAGCGCATCAACACTGTTTGGAACTTCTGATTCTCCAACCACAGCACTAGCACAAAGATTAG CAAAGAAAACAAGTAAACAAGTATTTGTTGGTGGAAATTTGAATTATAATCAGCTGATGTTACCATTGATAGAAAAAAGAATTGGTGAAGAAATGAAATCGCATCCAGAAATTTACAtgcagtga
- the LOC134714362 gene encoding retinitis pigmentosa 1-like 1 protein, with protein MFNEGYSQTTNSSESWLTLQLTLQTQSKIVSQINAEPVTPEPETESEVTPEPETESEVTPEPETESEVTPEPETESEVTREPETESEVTPEPESEVTPEPETESEVTPEPETESEVTPEPETESEVTTPEPESEVTPEPETESEVTAEPETEFEVTPEPETESEVTPDPESESEVTPEPETESEVTPEPETESEVTTEPETESEVTPEPESEVTPEPGTESEVTPEPETESEVTPEPETEVTPEPETESEGTPEQETESEVTPEPETESEVTPKPESESEVKPEPETESEVTQEPESESEVTPEPETESEVTPETEPESEVTTEQETESEVTPEPVTESEITPEPETESEVTPEPEAESEVSPESESEPEVTPEPETESEVTPEPESESEVTPAPETESEITAEPESESEVKPEPATESEVTAEPESESEETPVPETESEVTPEPESESEVTPQPETESEVTAESEVTPESEIESEVTPEPESESEVTPEPESEVTPEQETESEVTPEPESESEVPPEPETESEVTTEPESEVTPEPETESEVTPEPESEPEVTPEPESESEVTPEPETESEVTTEPDSQVTPEPETESEVTPEPKTESEVTPEPETESEVTPEPESETEVSAEPETESEITPEPESESEVTPEPEVNPEPESESEVTPEPETESEVTPGPESESEVTPEPESESEVTPEIEPESEITSEPEAEGEMSSEPEATAEQLVEPEATAETTSAEPSAVEIMVPPFVLVVLVVLAMIGLYAYSNCRKHAVGVIKKRKMESEINIIDLEEYNDLSKEEPPFLSPFDNEVIEAFQTHRNRPLDLLKIAFPALLSLALCPFTLYLYSPLTTFIWPKAEFPNAPDINDAIACFLAPAGLVYATSFGFAFQQALSKQTHIMDKVTKEISMIDQIATFCTRINLPKPSMRRSVYRCVKSEIIFMILQILDRRPDSFQQKPDENVKIKIWSIIDVLREVKTDVDDSKTQVDRVLCEKIMAHILQLNSICSDRLSILHTKIHPVKWAFLETLGFFSFVGILLLKALSYRMELVMCILTVFSISMLCFVVSDLDAPFSGFFRVDLSVLVDVVRRIEGLHSDSQNEEFKCSTETSSLADSMFDPVSPDLRKSRC; from the exons ATGTTTAATGAAG GCTACTCTCAAACAACCAATTCAAGTGAAAGCTGGTTAACATTGCAATTAACGCTTCAAACTCAGTCAAAGATAGTATCTCAGATAAATGCTGAACCAGTTACACCGGAACCAGAGACAGAATCTGAAGTTACACCGGAACCAGAGACAGAATCTGAGGTTACACCGGAACCAGAGACAGAATCTGAAGTAACACCGGAACCAGAGACAGAATCTGAAGTTACACGGGAACCAGAGACAGAATCTGAAGTTACACCGGAACCAGAATCTGAAGTAACACCGGAACCAGAGACAGAATCTGAGGTTACACCTGAACCAGAAACAGAATCTGAAGTTACACCTGAACCAGAAACAGAATCTGAAGTCAC TACACCAGAACCAGAATCTGAAGTTACACCTGAACCAGAGACAGAATCTGAAGTGACAGCTGAACCAGAGACAGAATTTGAAGTTACGCCGGAACCAGAGACAGAATCAGAAGTTACACCAGACCCAGAGTCTGAATCTGAAGTGACACCTGAACCAGAGACAGAATCAGAGGTTACCCCTGAACCAGAGACAGAATCTGAAGTTACAACGGAACCAGAGACTGAATCTGAAGTGACACCTGAACCAGAATCTGAAGTAACACCTGAACCAGGGACAGAATCTGAAGTAACACCTGAACCAGAGACTGAATCTGAAGTGACACCTGAACCAGAAACTGAAGTTACACCTGAACCAGAGACAGAATCTGAAGGTACACCTGAACAAGAGACAGAATCTGAAGTAACACCTGAACCAGAGACAGAATCTGAAGTTACACCTAAACCAGAGTCAGAATCTGAGGTAAAACCGGAACCAGAGACAGAATCTGAAGTTACACAAGAACCAGAGTCTGAATCTGAAGTTACCCCTGAACCAGAGACAGAATCTGAAGTAACACCTGAAACCGAACCAGAGTCAGAGGTTACAACTGAACAAGAGACAGAATCTGAAGTTACACCTGAACCAGTGACAGAATCTGAAATAACACCTGAACCAGAGACAGAATCTGAAGTAACACCTGAACCAGAGGCAGAATCTGAAGTTTCACCTGAATCAGAGTCTGAACCTGAAGTTACACCGGAACCGGAGACAGAATCTGAAGTTACACCGGAACCAGAGTCTGAATCTGAAGTTACACCTGCTCCAGAGACAGAATCAGAGATTACAGCTGAACCAGAGTCTGAATCTGAAGTAAAACCTGAACCAGCGACAGAATCAGAGGTTACAGCTGAACCAGAGTCTGAATCTGAAGAAACACCTGTACCAGAGACAGAATCTGAAGTTACACCTGAACCAGAGTCTGAATCTGAAGTAACACCTCAACCAGAGACAGAATCAGAGGTTACAGCTGAATCTGAAGTGACACCTGAATCAGAGATTGAATCTGAAGTTACACCTGAACCAGAGTCTGAATCTGAAGTGACACCTGAACCAGAATCTGAAGTTACACCTGAACAAGAGACAGAATCTGAAGTTACACCTGAACCAGAGTCTGAATCTGAAGTACCACCTGAACCAGAGACAGAGTCAGAGGTTACCACTGAACCAGAGTCTGAAGTAACACCGGAACCAGAGACAGAATCTGAAGTTACACCTGAACCAGAGTCTGAACCTGAAGTTACACCTGAACCAGAGTCTGAATCTGAAGTAACACCTGAACCAGAGACAGAGTCAGAGGTTACCACTGAACCAGACTCACAAGTAACACCTGAACCAGAGACAGAATCAGAAGTTACCCCTGAACCAAAGACAGAATCTGAAGTAACACCTGAACCAGAGACAGAATCAGAAGTTACACCGGAACCAGAGTCTGAAACTGAAGTTTCAGCTGAACCAGAGACAGAATCTGAAATAACACCTGAACCAGAGTCTGAATCTGAAGTAACACCGGAACCAGAGGTTAACCCTGAACCAGAGTCTGAATCTGAAGTTACCCCTGAACCAGAGACCGAATCTGAAGTTACTCCGGGACCAGAGTCTGAATCTGAAGTTACACCGGAACCAGAGTCTGAATCTGAGGTCACACCCGAAATCGAACCAGAATCTGAGATAACGTCTGAACCAGAAGCAGAGGGAGAAATGTCGTCAGAGCCTGAAGCAACAGCGGAACAATTAGTTGAGCCAGAAGCTACCGCAGAAACAACTTCAGCTGAGCCATCCGCCGTTGAAATAATGGTCCCACCCTTTGTATTGGTAGTTTTGGTGGTTCTTG caaTGATTGGTCTGTATGCATATAGTAACTGCAGAAAACACGCAGTGGGAGTCATAAAGAAGCGAAAAATGGAATCTGAAATTAATATTATCGATTTGGAAGAATACAATGATCTCTCCAAAGAAGAACCGCCATTTCTTTCTCCGTTTGACAATGAAGTCATTGAAGCGTTTCAGACACATCGTAACAGGCCACTTGACTTGCTGAAGATAGCCTTTCCTGCATTGTTATCCCTGGCGTTATGTCCCTTCACTTTGTACTTATATTCGCCATTAACAACATTCATTTGGCCTAAAGCAGAATTTCCGAACGCACCGGATATAAACGATGCCATAGCTTGTTTTCTAGCACCTGCTGGACTGGTCTATGCTACTTCTTTCGGATTTGCATTTCAGCAAGCATTGTCGAAACAAACTCATATCATGGACAAGGTGACGAAGGAAATAAGCATGATCGATCAGATAGCTACGTTCTGTACAAGGATCAACTTACCAAAGCCAAGTATGCGCCGGAGTGTATACAGATGTGTTAAATCAgaaatcattttcatgattttacagATACTAGACAGACGACCAGattcatttcaacaaaaaccTGACGAAAATGTGAAAA ttaaaatCTGGTCTATCATTGATGTTCTTAGAGAAGTAAAGACTGATGTAGACGACAGTAAGACACAAGTTGATCGAGTATTGTGTGAAAAAATCATGGCACACATATTGCAGCTTAACAGCATTTGTTCTGATAGACTGAGTATTCTACATACAAAAATACACCCAGTCAA atggGCGTTTTTAGAAACACTTGGGTTTTTCTCGTTTGTTGGTATACTCCTATTAAAGGCATTATCCTATCGTATGGAACTAGTAATGTGTATACTAACTGTATTCTCTATCAGTATGCTGTGTTTTGTGGTGTCAGACCTGGACGCACCTTTTAGTGGATTCTTTCGTGTAGACCTCTCGGTTTTGGTCGATGTCGTCCGACGAATCGAAGGATTGCATTCCGATTCTCAAAATgaagaatttaaatgttcaacagaGACATCTAGCTTAGCTGACTCTATGTTTGATCCTGTATCACCTGACTTAAGGAAAAGTAGGTGCTAG